From one Humulus lupulus chromosome 8, drHumLupu1.1, whole genome shotgun sequence genomic stretch:
- the LOC133796863 gene encoding protein LITTLE ZIPPER 2-like, protein MCMNSSELITGTAITSIYASFRLRRSSSKRFNLRVHGLNRRRKSDMVGVKVEMEIKNLKLYMENQTIMEENQKLRKKALLLHQENQALLSQIQNKLSSQLGN, encoded by the exons ATGTGTATGAACTCGTCAGAGTTGATAACTGGGACTGCTATTACCAGCATATACGCTTCTTTTCGCCTTAGAAGATCCTCCTCCAAGCGTTTCAACCTTCGAGTTCATGGCCTTAACAG GAGAAGAAAATCAGATATGGTGGGAGTGAAGGTGGAGATGGAAATCAAGAACTTGAAACTTTATATGGAGAATCAAACCATCATGGAAGAGAATCAGAAGCTAAGAAAGAAAGCGCTTCTTCTTCACCAAGAGAACCAAGCTTTGTTATCTCAGATTCAGAACAAGTTGTCATCTCAACTAGGAAACTAG
- the LOC133796862 gene encoding 4-hydroxy-tetrahydrodipicolinate synthase, chloroplastic, whose product MTTLKSCSVCLRDSALQLPRHNSGDSYKRRTAKWRAPQAAVLPNFHLPMRSFEVKHRTSAEDIKSLRLITAIKTPYLPDGRFDLEAYDALVNMQITNGAEAVIVGGTTGEGQLMSWDEHIMLIGHTVNCFGGSIKVIGNTGSNSTREAIHASEQGFAVGMHAALHINPYYGKTSLDGLIAHFNSVISMGPTIIYNVPSRTGQDIPPGVIHRVAKSANLAGIKECVGNDRIEEYADKGMVVWSGNDDQCHDARWSHGATGVISVTSNLIPGLMREIMFRGKNPSLNSKILPLVNWLFQEPNPIGLNTALAQLGVVRPVFRLPYVPLPLEKRLEFVDLVKEIGRENFVGDRDVKVLDDDDFILVGRY is encoded by the exons ATGACTACCTTAAAGAGCTGTAGCGTTTGCTTGCGAGACTCGGCGCTCCAGCTTCCGCGTCACAATTCTGGCGATAGCTACAAGAG GAGAACTGCAAAATGGAGAGCTCCACAAGCAGCTGTTCTTCCCAATTTTCATCTTCCAATGCGTAGTTTTGAAGTTAAACACAG GACATCAGCAGAAGATATTAAGTCTCTTAGACTGATCACAGCTATCAAAACTCCATATCTACCTGATGGAAGATTTGATCTTGAAGCTTATGATGCATTGGTGAATATGCAGATTACAAATGGAGCTGAAGCTGTGATTGTGGGCGGTACAACTGGTGAAGGCCAGTTAATGAGCTGGGATGAACATATAATGCTCATTGGCCATACAGTCAACTGCTTTGGCGGATCAATCAAGGTGATTGGAAACACTGGAAGCAACTCTACAAGGGAAGCTATTCATGCTAGTGAGCAGGGTTTTGCCGTCGGAATGCATGCAGCCCTTCACATAAATCCTTATTATGGCAAAACCTCTTTGGATGGATTGATTGCACACTTCAATAGCGTGATTTCCATGGGTCCAACTATTATATATAATGTTCCATCACGAACTGGACAAGATATCCCACCAGGAGTGATTCATAGAGTAGCAAAAAGTGCAAACTTAGCCGGTATTAAGGAGTGTGTAGGAAATGATCGAATTGAAGAGTATGCAGACAAGGGAATGGTGGTTTGGAGTGGAAATGATGATCAATGCCATGATGCTAGGTGGAGTCATGGGGCTACTGGAGTCATATCTGTTACCAGTAACTTGATTCCAGGGTTGATGCGAGAAATCATGTTTCGAGGAAAGAACCCTTCACTTAACTCAAAGATCTTGCCTCTTGTCAACTGGCTATTCCAAGAGCCAAATCCAATTGGCTTGAACACAGCCCTTGCTCAACTTGGGGTTGTGAGGCCAGTTTTCAGGCTCCCTTATGTTCCTCTTCCTCTGGAAAAGAGGCTAGAATTTGTCGACCTGGTCAAAGAAATTGGGCGGGAGAATTTTGTTGGGGACAGAGATGTTAAGGTCCTCGATGATGATGATTTCATCTTGGTGGGTCGATATTGA